One window of Hypanus sabinus isolate sHypSab1 chromosome 10, sHypSab1.hap1, whole genome shotgun sequence genomic DNA carries:
- the LOC132401331 gene encoding potassium channel subfamily K member 1-like, giving the protein MKRVRLKCSQKFCHLSLPGYGHTVPLSDGGKAFCIIYSVIGIPFTLLFLTSVVQRVMALVTRRPIHYIHTRWGYPKQSVALAHAFLLGLVLLLCFFLIPAAIFTQLEQDWSFLESIYFCFISLSTIGLGDYVPGEDGHQQLRELYKLGITVYLMIGLTAVLVVLETFCELHKLKELKRIFYLKKEKAEDEIKILDQDQLSFPSVMDSVPINREQQKLSESFVPSPVPYQFTEDSANR; this is encoded by the exons TTTTGTCATCTTTCTCTTCCAGGTTACGGACACACAGTTCCTCTCTCGGATGGCGGCAAGGCCTTCTGCATCATCTACTCGGTTATTGGGATCCCTTTCACCCTCCTCTTCCTCACCTCTGTTGTCCAGCGTGTCATGGCATTGGTAACCAGGCGCCCAATCCACTACATTCACACCCGCTGGGGCTACCCCAAGCAAAGCGTCGCCCTCGCACACGCCTTCCTGTTGGGGCTGGTCCTCCTCCTGTGCTTCTTCCTCATCCCCGCCGCCATCTTCACCCAACTGGAGCAGGACTGGAGCTTCTTGGAATCCATCTACTTCTGCTTCATCTCGCTCAGCACCATCGGCCTGGGCGACTACGTGCCCGGAGAGGATGGGCACCAGCAACTGCGCGAGCTGTACAAGCTGGGAATAACCG TCTACCTCATGATTGGTCTCACCGCTGTGCTTGTTGTCCTGGAGACCTTCTGCGAACTTCACAAGCTCAAAGAACTCAAGAGGATCTTCTACCTGAAGAAAGAGAAGGCGGAGGATGAGATTAAGATTCTGGACCAAGATCAGCTCTCGTTTCCTTCAGTCATGGACTCCGTGCCCATCAACAGAGAGCAGCAGAAGCTCAGCGAGTCTTTTGTCCCCAGCCCAGTGCCCTACCAGTTTACAGAGGACTCTGCCAATCGGTGA